Proteins from a single region of Stutzerimonas stutzeri:
- a CDS encoding thioesterase domain-containing protein: MSRDSRYLEAILHHDIPLTRSLGLRVEQWENHELRLQVPLQPNINHKSSMFGGSLYCAAVLAGWGWLHLRLREAGIEDGHIVIHEGKIEYPLPVVDDAIAICSAPSPEAWERFESIYRRRGRSRLELNSRILAADGRDAVRFTGQFVLHK, encoded by the coding sequence ATGAGCCGCGATAGCCGCTACCTGGAAGCCATTCTCCATCACGACATCCCGCTGACCCGCTCGCTAGGGCTGCGCGTCGAACAGTGGGAAAATCACGAGCTGCGCCTGCAGGTACCGCTGCAGCCGAACATCAACCACAAGAGCAGCATGTTCGGCGGCAGTCTGTATTGCGCCGCCGTGCTGGCAGGCTGGGGCTGGTTGCATCTGCGGCTGCGCGAAGCCGGTATCGAAGACGGGCATATCGTCATCCACGAAGGAAAGATCGAGTACCCGTTGCCGGTAGTGGACGATGCGATTGCCATCTGCTCGGCGCCAAGCCCCGAAGCCTGGGAGCGTTTCGAGTCGATCTACCGCCGCCGTGGCCGTTCGCGCCTGGAGCTCAACAGCCGCATCCTCGCCGCCGATGGTCGTGACGCTGTGCGCTTCACCGGGCAGTTCGTCCTGCACAAGTAG
- the nudE gene encoding ADP compounds hydrolase NudE: protein MRQKPTVLAREIVASSRLFRVEELQLRFSNGVERTYERLVGKGSGYGAVMIVALADAENALLIEEYCGGTDSYELSLPKGLIEPGEDVLEAANRELKEEAGFGARRLELLTELSLSPGYMSQKIQVVLARDLYPEQLPGDEPEPMRLDKVSLHELSSLVQHPQFSEGRALAALYLARDLLTQRGEFGQ from the coding sequence ATGCGCCAGAAACCCACCGTGCTAGCCCGTGAGATCGTCGCCAGCAGCCGACTGTTCCGTGTCGAGGAGCTGCAGCTGCGTTTTTCCAACGGGGTTGAGCGTACCTACGAACGCCTGGTCGGCAAGGGCAGCGGTTACGGCGCGGTGATGATCGTGGCGCTGGCCGACGCGGAAAACGCCCTGCTGATCGAGGAATACTGCGGCGGCACCGACAGTTACGAACTGTCACTGCCCAAGGGCTTGATCGAGCCGGGAGAGGATGTGCTCGAGGCTGCCAATAGAGAGCTCAAGGAGGAGGCCGGATTCGGTGCTCGGCGCCTGGAGCTGCTCACCGAGCTGTCGTTGTCGCCGGGTTATATGAGTCAGAAGATCCAGGTGGTGCTGGCGCGCGATCTGTATCCCGAGCAGCTGCCAGGCGACGAACCCGAGCCGATGCGGCTCGACAAGGTCAGCCTGCACGAGCTGTCGAGCCTGGTGCAGCATCCGCAGTTCAGCGAGGGGCGTGCACTGGCGGCGCTCTATCTGGCCCGCGATCTTCTCACCCAGCGCGGAGAATTCGGCCAATGA
- a CDS encoding DUF924 family protein — MQAPWQQLLLWWFGQGTRATDIAAEKQRLWFGYRPEQDTEARERFGALVEQALDGGLQDWAELPEGWLALVLLLDQLPRMIHRNTPKAFSGDERAQQLVRDGLAHGGDMLLAPIQRVFIYLVLEHAENLAVQDLAVAHFTGLRDIADEQEQPLFADFLDYAERHREVISRFGRFPHRNVILGRENSGTEQSFLEQPGSSF; from the coding sequence GTGCAGGCGCCCTGGCAGCAATTGCTCCTCTGGTGGTTCGGCCAGGGCACCCGTGCAACCGATATCGCGGCTGAGAAGCAGCGGCTCTGGTTTGGCTATCGCCCAGAGCAGGACACCGAGGCTCGTGAACGCTTCGGCGCGCTGGTCGAGCAGGCGCTGGACGGTGGTTTGCAGGACTGGGCAGAGCTACCTGAAGGCTGGCTCGCGCTGGTCCTGCTGCTCGATCAGCTGCCGCGCATGATCCATCGCAACACACCAAAGGCTTTCTCCGGTGACGAGCGCGCGCAGCAGCTGGTTCGCGATGGCCTGGCCCATGGCGGCGACATGCTGCTGGCGCCGATCCAGCGCGTATTCATCTATCTGGTGCTCGAGCACGCGGAAAATCTGGCGGTGCAGGATCTTGCCGTTGCGCACTTTACTGGGCTGCGCGATATCGCCGACGAGCAGGAGCAGCCGCTGTTCGCCGACTTCCTCGATTATGCCGAACGCCACCGTGAGGTGATTTCCCGTTTTGGGCGCTTTCCCCATCGCAACGTCATTCTCGGTCGCGAAAACAGCGGCACCGAGCAATCATTTCTGGAGCAGCCGGGCTCGTCGTTCTGA
- the pip gene encoding prolyl aminopeptidase has protein sequence MQTLYPEIKPYARHELAVEDPHVLYVDESGSPDGLPVLFVHGGPGGGCDALSRRFFDPSLYRIITFDQRGCGRSTPHASLENNTTAHLIADMQRIREHLGIDKWVLFGGSWGSTLSLAYAQAYPEHVHALILRGIFLCRPQDLAWFYQEGASRLFPDYWQDFLAPIPPEERDDLMQAFYQRLTGSDQIAQMHAAKAWSCWEGRTATLRPNNQVVERFADTHRALSMARIECHYFVNQAFLEPDQLLRDMPKIAHLPGIIVHGRYDAICPLDNAWALHQAWPNSELQIIRDAGHSAAELGIADALVRATVDIAHRLLDLPPADAE, from the coding sequence ATGCAGACCTTGTATCCGGAGATCAAACCTTACGCCCGGCATGAGCTGGCGGTGGAAGATCCGCATGTGCTTTATGTCGACGAGAGTGGATCGCCGGATGGTCTGCCCGTGCTGTTCGTCCATGGTGGGCCCGGCGGCGGTTGCGACGCGCTAAGTCGGCGCTTTTTCGATCCGAGCCTGTACCGCATCATCACCTTCGATCAGCGTGGTTGCGGCCGGTCGACTCCCCATGCCAGCCTGGAAAACAACACTACAGCGCACCTGATCGCCGACATGCAGCGCATCCGCGAGCATCTGGGCATCGACAAATGGGTGCTGTTCGGTGGCTCCTGGGGTTCGACGCTCTCCCTGGCCTATGCCCAGGCCTATCCCGAGCATGTGCACGCGCTGATCCTGCGCGGCATCTTCCTCTGCCGACCACAGGACCTCGCCTGGTTCTATCAAGAAGGCGCCAGCCGCCTGTTCCCGGACTACTGGCAGGACTTTCTCGCGCCGATCCCACCGGAAGAGCGTGACGATCTGATGCAGGCGTTCTACCAGCGGCTCACCGGTTCCGATCAGATCGCCCAGATGCACGCCGCCAAGGCCTGGTCGTGCTGGGAAGGGCGAACCGCTACGCTGCGGCCCAACAATCAGGTCGTCGAACGCTTCGCCGATACCCATCGGGCGCTGTCGATGGCGCGCATCGAATGCCACTACTTCGTCAATCAGGCTTTTCTCGAGCCTGATCAGCTGTTGCGCGACATGCCGAAGATCGCCCACCTGCCGGGCATCATCGTGCACGGCCGTTACGATGCCATCTGCCCGCTGGACAACGCCTGGGCGTTGCACCAGGCATGGCCAAACAGCGAGCTGCAGATTATTCGCGATGCCGGCCATTCCGCGGCAGAGCTGGGGATCGCCGATGCCCTGGTGCGCGCGACCGTAGACATTGCCCATCGCCTGCTAGACCTGCCGCCTGCGGACGCTGAATGA
- a CDS encoding lipocalin family protein: protein MRASVALLCLMLLSGCVGGGREQPPETVGEVDLQRYQGTWYEVARLPMFFQRDCVRSEAHYKLQADGSVAVTNRCETEEGEWQEAKGEAVPQEAGSTDRLWVRFDNWFSRLFPDLTKGHYWVLYLDDAYSTALVGSPDRKYLWLLARDTDIDQATRERLLAEAERRGYDTDDLLWRQ, encoded by the coding sequence ATGCGTGCGAGCGTTGCCCTGTTGTGCCTGATGCTGCTGAGCGGATGCGTGGGTGGCGGTCGCGAGCAGCCCCCTGAAACGGTGGGCGAGGTTGATCTCCAGCGCTACCAGGGGACCTGGTACGAAGTGGCACGCTTGCCGATGTTCTTTCAGCGTGACTGCGTGCGCTCCGAGGCGCACTACAAGCTGCAGGCCGATGGCAGCGTGGCGGTGACCAACCGCTGCGAGACCGAGGAAGGCGAATGGCAGGAGGCGAAAGGTGAGGCGGTACCGCAGGAAGCCGGCAGTACCGATCGACTGTGGGTCCGCTTCGACAACTGGTTCAGCCGACTCTTTCCTGATTTGACCAAGGGCCATTACTGGGTGCTGTACCTGGACGATGCGTACAGTACGGCGCTGGTGGGTAGCCCCGACCGCAAGTACCTGTGGCTGCTGGCGCGCGACACCGATATCGACCAGGCGACTCGCGAACGTCTGCTCGCCGAGGCCGAGCGCCGCGGGTACGACACCGACGATCTGCTCTGGCGGCAGTGA
- a CDS encoding UPF0158 family protein, which produces MRPLTIDMYRLEYALDGRDSAEYYLDLENGEIRAVFPSEPAPGVMEKYDVQQDRYLHIEPLELAQSIAMREAFLFTQHDPIAHAVLSNALQGRKPLRTFDFKLEDFPEVREAWLDYQTIQLREYAITWLRDNDLEPVRH; this is translated from the coding sequence ATGCGACCATTGACCATCGACATGTACCGTCTGGAGTACGCCCTGGACGGACGCGACAGCGCCGAGTATTACCTGGATCTGGAAAACGGTGAGATCCGCGCGGTATTCCCCAGCGAGCCTGCGCCCGGCGTCATGGAGAAGTATGACGTTCAGCAGGACCGCTATCTGCACATCGAACCGCTGGAGCTGGCGCAATCCATTGCGATGCGTGAAGCCTTCCTGTTCACTCAGCATGATCCCATCGCCCACGCTGTGCTAAGCAATGCACTACAGGGCCGCAAACCGCTGCGCACCTTCGATTTCAAGCTGGAGGACTTCCCAGAGGTCAGGGAGGCGTGGCTGGACTATCAGACGATACAGCTACGCGAGTACGCAATTACCTGGCTGCGCGACAACGACCTGGAGCCAGTTCGGCACTAA
- the bamE gene encoding outer membrane protein assembly factor BamE domain-containing protein has protein sequence MLLRTPLLIACAVLLAACSPVTQENFAKLKPGMERAEVEKLLGKPGECAGALGMSSCTWGEKNRFISVQFAGDKVMMFSGNGLK, from the coding sequence ATGTTATTGCGTACCCCACTGTTGATTGCATGCGCCGTTTTGCTGGCTGCGTGCAGTCCGGTCACTCAGGAGAACTTCGCCAAACTCAAGCCCGGCATGGAGCGCGCGGAGGTCGAGAAACTGCTCGGCAAACCTGGCGAATGCGCCGGCGCGCTGGGTATGTCCAGCTGCACATGGGGCGAGAAGAATCGCTTCATCAGCGTCCAGTTTGCCGGCGACAAAGTGATGATGTTTTCAGGCAATGGCCTGAAGTAA
- the dtd gene encoding D-aminoacyl-tRNA deacylase, with translation MRGLIQRVSQARVEVAGEVVGAIDQGLLVLVGVEREDDQARADKLLHKLLNYRIFGDDAGKMNRSLKDIGGGLLLVSQFTLVADTRSGLRPSFSSAAPPALGESLYDYLLTQARQQYPHVACGRFGAEMQVHMVNDGPVTFLIET, from the coding sequence ATGAGGGGGCTGATTCAGCGGGTTAGCCAGGCGCGAGTCGAGGTTGCGGGTGAGGTGGTCGGCGCGATTGATCAGGGCCTGCTGGTGCTGGTCGGTGTAGAGCGTGAAGATGATCAGGCTCGGGCCGACAAGTTGCTGCACAAGCTGCTCAATTACCGCATCTTCGGTGACGATGCGGGCAAAATGAATCGGTCGCTCAAAGACATTGGTGGCGGCTTGTTACTGGTCTCACAGTTCACCCTGGTGGCCGATACCCGCAGCGGGTTGCGCCCGAGTTTCTCCAGCGCGGCGCCACCGGCTCTCGGCGAGTCGCTCTACGACTATCTGCTGACGCAGGCGCGTCAGCAGTATCCGCATGTCGCCTGTGGCCGCTTCGGCGCTGAGATGCAGGTGCATATGGTCAACGATGGTCCCGTGACGTTCCTTATTGAAACCTGA
- a CDS encoding class 1 fructose-bisphosphatase, with product MSRVTLSRYLIEQTRSNNTPADLRFLIEVVARACKEISHAVSKGALGGVLGSNDSENIQGEVQKKLDVLSNEILLEANEWGGHLAGMASEEMDNAYQIPGKYPKGAYLLVFDPLDGSSNIDVNVSVGTIFSVLRCPDASFSQNDALGEEAFLQPGSKQVAAGYAIYGPQTMLILTLGHGVMGFTLDRELGSFVLTHENLSVPQSTTEFAINMSNQRHWEEPVQRYVGELLAGKDGPLGKNYNMRWIASMVADVHRILTRGGMFMYPRDNRDPAMAGKLRLMYEANPMAMIVEQAGGAATTGTQRILEIQPDSLHQRVPVFLGSKEEVERVTGYHQG from the coding sequence ATGTCACGCGTAACCCTCAGCCGCTACCTCATCGAGCAGACTCGCAGTAACAACACGCCTGCGGATCTGCGCTTTCTCATCGAGGTCGTGGCACGAGCGTGCAAGGAAATCAGCCACGCGGTCTCCAAGGGCGCCCTTGGCGGCGTGCTGGGCAGCAACGACAGCGAAAACATTCAGGGCGAAGTACAGAAGAAGCTCGACGTACTGTCCAACGAAATTCTGCTGGAGGCCAACGAGTGGGGTGGTCACCTGGCCGGCATGGCCTCCGAGGAAATGGACAACGCTTACCAGATTCCCGGCAAGTACCCCAAGGGTGCGTACCTGCTGGTATTCGATCCGCTGGACGGCTCCAGCAATATCGACGTGAACGTTTCGGTCGGCACCATCTTCTCGGTATTGCGCTGCCCGGACGCGAGCTTCAGCCAGAACGATGCGCTCGGCGAGGAAGCCTTCCTGCAGCCGGGCTCCAAGCAGGTTGCTGCCGGTTACGCCATCTACGGCCCGCAGACCATGCTGATTCTGACCCTCGGCCACGGCGTGATGGGCTTCACCCTGGACCGCGAGTTGGGCAGCTTCGTGCTCACCCATGAAAACCTCAGCGTTCCGCAAAGCACCACCGAATTCGCCATCAACATGTCCAACCAGCGTCACTGGGAAGAGCCGGTGCAGCGCTATGTCGGCGAACTGCTGGCCGGCAAGGATGGCCCGCTGGGCAAGAACTACAACATGCGCTGGATCGCGTCGATGGTCGCCGACGTGCATCGCATCCTCACCCGTGGCGGTATGTTCATGTACCCGCGTGACAACCGCGATCCGGCAATGGCCGGCAAGCTGCGCCTGATGTACGAGGCCAATCCGATGGCCATGATCGTCGAGCAAGCCGGCGGCGCTGCCACCACCGGTACCCAGCGCATTCTGGAAATCCAGCCCGACTCCCTGCACCAGCGCGTGCCGGTATTCCTGGGCTCGAAGGAAGAAGTCGAGCGCGTCACCGGCTACCACCAGGGCTGA
- a CDS encoding 16S rRNA (uracil(1498)-N(3))-methyltransferase, producing MNLLLLDTPDFIGADRVLLRDRRLTHLQQVHRAEVGETLKVGILGGHMGSGRLLRMDTGEAELQVSFDQPPPVKLPVTLLLALPRPKMLRRVLQTVAAMGVPRLVLLNSYRVEKSFWQTPFLEPAAIHEQLILGLEQARDTVLPEVIIEKRFKPFVEDRLPQLAAGTLGLIGHPGAYPHCPRAVTAPVTLAIGPEGGWIPYEVDKLAAAGLQPVQLGERILRVETAVSALLARLF from the coding sequence GTGAACTTGCTGCTGCTCGATACGCCCGACTTCATCGGCGCTGACCGAGTACTGCTGCGCGACCGGCGCCTGACGCACCTGCAGCAGGTACATCGCGCCGAAGTCGGCGAGACTCTGAAAGTCGGCATTCTCGGCGGCCACATGGGCAGTGGTCGCCTGCTGCGTATGGACACTGGCGAAGCTGAACTGCAGGTCTCCTTCGACCAGCCCCCGCCAGTCAAGCTACCCGTGACCCTGCTCCTGGCGCTGCCGCGACCAAAGATGCTGCGGCGCGTGCTGCAGACGGTCGCCGCCATGGGCGTACCGCGGCTGGTACTGCTCAACAGCTACCGGGTAGAGAAGAGCTTCTGGCAAACCCCCTTTCTCGAACCTGCCGCCATCCATGAGCAGCTGATTCTCGGACTGGAACAGGCTCGCGACACCGTGCTGCCGGAAGTCATCATCGAAAAGCGCTTCAAGCCCTTCGTCGAAGATCGATTGCCGCAACTCGCTGCGGGCACGCTGGGCCTGATCGGCCATCCTGGGGCTTACCCGCATTGCCCGCGCGCGGTGACGGCGCCAGTGACTCTGGCGATCGGCCCGGAAGGCGGCTGGATTCCCTACGAGGTGGACAAACTGGCCGCTGCCGGCCTGCAGCCAGTACAACTGGGCGAGCGCATCCTTCGTGTGGAAACCGCAGTCAGCGCCCTGCTGGCACGCCTGTTCTGA
- a CDS encoding glycogen/starch/alpha-glucan phosphorylase: MTQETAIATAEEVAAFRERVLRKLTYSVGKDPENASDYDWFHAVALATRDSTIDRWMDCTREAYTGGQKRVYYLSLEFLIGRLLVDSLSNLGLFEVAREALAGLDVDIDRIRLLEPDAALGNGGLGRLAACFMESMATLGVVSHGYGIRYDHGLFRQAIVDGWQHEQTETWLDFGNPWEFERSEVKYLIGFGGSVTATTNEKGEVQHFWHWAEGVRAIAYDTPIVGWRGAGVNTLRLWRARPEADFHLARFNAGDHIGAAAEEARAESISRVLYPADSTEAGQELRLRQEYFFVAASLQDLLRRHIKQRGSLDSLPDYTSIQLNDTHPAIAVAELMRLLVDVHSYEWQHAWRLTTATLSYTNHTLLPEALETWPVGLMERLLPRHMQIIYLINAHHLDCLRERGIQDAELLRSVSLIEEDHGRRVRMGNLAFLGSHSTNGVSGLHTQLMRKTVFTDLHSLYPQRINSKTNGITFRRWLYQANPQLTQLIVEHLGEEVLDEPETRLLELEPYAEQAQFRQRFAEQRLANKRHLANVIHERLGISVDPTALFDVHVKRIHEYKRQLLNLLHTVALYQAIRSDPGGNWVPRVKIFAGKAAASYHQAKLIIKLTNDIANTINADPTVRGLLKVVFLPNYNVSLAEDIIPAADLSEQISTAGLEASGTSNMKFALNGALTIGTLDGANVEMSEQIGLEHMFIFGLTAAQVNARKQANEYNAEAIIAASPRLSEVLSAIRGGAFSSGDPGRYVGLVDGISWHDTFMVCADFEAYWQAQLDVEECWRDPARWWRSSVLNTARTGWFSSDRTIREYAREIWKVI; encoded by the coding sequence ATGACGCAGGAAACAGCCATTGCCACCGCCGAAGAAGTTGCCGCTTTCCGTGAGCGGGTGTTGCGCAAGCTCACCTATTCGGTGGGCAAGGATCCGGAGAACGCTTCCGATTACGACTGGTTCCATGCGGTAGCCCTGGCCACGCGCGACAGCACTATCGATCGCTGGATGGATTGCACGCGCGAGGCCTATACCGGTGGGCAGAAACGGGTCTACTACCTCTCGCTGGAATTCCTCATCGGTCGGCTGCTGGTCGACAGTCTGAGCAACCTCGGCCTGTTCGAGGTGGCCCGCGAGGCGCTGGCCGGGCTCGATGTGGACATCGATCGCATCCGCCTGCTGGAGCCGGACGCGGCGCTCGGCAATGGCGGCCTGGGGCGGCTCGCGGCCTGCTTCATGGAGAGCATGGCGACCCTTGGCGTGGTGTCCCATGGCTACGGCATCCGTTATGACCATGGCCTGTTCCGCCAGGCCATCGTCGACGGCTGGCAGCACGAGCAGACCGAGACCTGGCTGGACTTCGGCAACCCCTGGGAATTCGAGCGCTCCGAGGTCAAGTACCTGATCGGCTTCGGTGGCAGTGTCACCGCGACCACCAACGAGAAGGGCGAGGTGCAACACTTCTGGCATTGGGCCGAAGGGGTGCGGGCGATCGCCTATGACACGCCGATCGTCGGCTGGCGCGGCGCCGGCGTGAACACGCTGCGCCTGTGGCGTGCGCGTCCGGAGGCGGACTTCCACCTGGCGCGCTTCAACGCTGGCGACCACATCGGCGCTGCGGCGGAAGAGGCCCGAGCCGAGAGCATCTCGCGGGTGCTCTATCCGGCCGACAGCACCGAGGCGGGCCAGGAGCTGCGCCTGCGTCAGGAGTACTTCTTCGTTGCCGCTTCGCTGCAGGACCTGCTGCGCCGTCATATCAAGCAGCGCGGCTCGCTGGACAGCCTGCCCGACTACACCTCGATTCAGCTCAATGACACCCATCCGGCCATCGCCGTGGCCGAGCTGATGCGGCTGCTGGTCGACGTGCACAGCTACGAGTGGCAGCACGCCTGGCGCCTGACCACGGCGACGCTGTCCTATACCAATCACACGCTGCTGCCCGAAGCCCTGGAAACCTGGCCGGTGGGGTTGATGGAGCGCCTGCTGCCGCGGCATATGCAGATCATCTACCTGATCAATGCCCATCATCTGGACTGTCTGCGTGAACGCGGCATTCAGGATGCTGAGCTGCTGCGCTCGGTATCATTGATCGAGGAGGATCACGGTCGTCGCGTGCGCATGGGTAACCTGGCATTCCTCGGCTCGCACAGCACCAACGGCGTTTCCGGGCTGCACACGCAGTTGATGCGCAAGACCGTTTTCACCGATCTTCACAGCCTTTATCCGCAACGCATCAACAGCAAGACCAATGGCATCACCTTCCGTCGCTGGCTCTATCAGGCCAACCCGCAGCTGACCCAGCTGATCGTGGAGCATCTCGGTGAAGAGGTGCTCGATGAACCGGAGACGCGGCTACTCGAGCTGGAACCCTACGCCGAACAGGCACAGTTCCGTCAGCGCTTCGCCGAGCAGCGGCTGGCGAACAAGCGTCACCTGGCCAATGTGATTCACGAGCGGCTGGGTATCAGCGTCGATCCGACGGCGCTGTTTGATGTACACGTCAAACGCATCCACGAGTACAAGCGCCAGCTGCTCAACCTGTTGCATACCGTTGCGCTTTACCAGGCTATTCGCTCCGATCCGGGTGGCAACTGGGTGCCGCGGGTGAAGATCTTCGCCGGCAAGGCGGCGGCCAGCTATCACCAGGCCAAGCTGATCATCAAGCTGACCAACGACATCGCCAACACCATCAACGCCGACCCCACGGTGCGCGGGCTGCTCAAGGTGGTGTTCCTGCCCAACTACAACGTCAGCCTGGCCGAGGACATCATCCCGGCGGCTGACCTGTCCGAGCAGATTTCCACCGCCGGGCTGGAGGCCTCCGGCACCAGCAACATGAAGTTTGCGCTCAACGGCGCGCTGACCATCGGCACGCTGGATGGCGCCAACGTGGAGATGAGCGAGCAGATCGGGCTGGAGCATATGTTCATCTTCGGCCTCACCGCCGCACAGGTGAATGCGCGAAAACAAGCCAACGAGTACAACGCCGAAGCCATCATCGCTGCTTCGCCGCGACTCAGCGAAGTGCTCTCGGCGATTCGTGGCGGCGCGTTTTCTTCGGGCGACCCGGGGCGCTATGTCGGGTTGGTAGATGGCATCAGCTGGCACGATACCTTCATGGTTTGTGCCGATTTCGAGGCCTATTGGCAGGCGCAGCTGGACGTCGAAGAATGCTGGCGCGATCCGGCGCGCTGGTGGCGGTCATCCGTGCTGAACACGGCCCGCACGGGCTGGTTCTCGTCCGATCGGACCATTCGTGAGTACGCCCGCGAGATATGGAAAGTGATCTGA
- a CDS encoding YkgJ family cysteine cluster protein has product MPERPPVKTRLIASADPERLETWVRYSAGLCRDCHATCCTLPVEVRIDDLIRLELVDAFERDEPAKNIAKRLSKAGIVEHFNHKHEIFTLTRLTNGDCLYLDRKTRLCTVYAKRPDTCRNHPRIGPRPGYCAYRSKTAG; this is encoded by the coding sequence ATGCCCGAAAGACCGCCCGTGAAGACACGACTGATCGCCTCCGCCGACCCGGAACGCCTGGAAACCTGGGTGCGCTACAGCGCCGGCCTGTGCCGCGACTGCCATGCCACCTGCTGCACGCTGCCGGTGGAAGTGCGCATCGATGACCTGATCCGGCTGGAGCTGGTGGACGCCTTCGAGCGCGACGAGCCGGCGAAGAACATCGCCAAGCGGCTGAGCAAGGCGGGCATCGTCGAGCACTTCAACCACAAGCATGAAATCTTCACCCTGACGCGCCTGACCAACGGCGACTGTCTCTATCTGGACCGCAAAACCAGACTTTGCACGGTCTATGCCAAGCGTCCGGACACTTGCCGCAACCACCCACGGATCGGCCCGCGCCCCGGATACTGCGCCTATCGCAGCAAGACAGCCGGCTGA
- the cysQ gene encoding 3'(2'),5'-bisphosphate nucleotidase CysQ has protein sequence MNHPYLSSVIDLVRQAGAVILPHWRSELAVQAKADDSPVTAADMAAHRVLADGLRALDGAIPVLSEEDCELSLAERASWTRWWLVDPLDGTKEFIAGSEEFTVNVALIEAGKVRFGVVGIPASGRCYYGGEDFGAWRSEANGAAEPLRVRRQPADAFTVVASRRHSSPAQELLLSRLGERFGELALANVGSSLKFCLLAEGAADCYPRLAPTSQWDTAAAQGVLEGAGGEVLDVSGAPLRYEARESYLNPSFLALPKGVDWRESLIELANRP, from the coding sequence ATGAACCATCCGTATCTGTCGTCGGTCATCGATCTGGTGCGCCAGGCCGGCGCGGTGATCCTGCCGCACTGGCGCAGCGAACTGGCGGTGCAGGCGAAGGCCGATGACTCGCCGGTAACCGCTGCCGACATGGCTGCCCATCGCGTGCTGGCGGACGGACTGAGAGCGCTGGACGGGGCAATTCCGGTGCTATCGGAAGAGGATTGCGAGCTGTCGCTGGCCGAGCGCGCCAGCTGGACGCGCTGGTGGTTGGTCGATCCGCTGGATGGCACCAAGGAGTTCATCGCCGGCAGCGAAGAGTTCACCGTCAATGTCGCGCTGATCGAAGCGGGCAAGGTGCGTTTCGGTGTGGTCGGCATCCCGGCATCCGGACGCTGCTATTACGGTGGCGAGGACTTCGGTGCCTGGCGCAGCGAGGCGAACGGCGCGGCAGAGCCCTTGCGTGTGCGCAGGCAGCCTGCCGACGCGTTCACCGTGGTAGCCAGTCGGCGTCACAGCAGCCCGGCACAGGAGCTGCTGCTGAGCCGCCTGGGCGAACGTTTCGGCGAGCTGGCGCTGGCCAACGTGGGCAGCTCACTGAAGTTCTGCCTGCTCGCCGAGGGTGCCGCTGACTGCTATCCGCGTCTGGCGCCGACCTCGCAGTGGGACACTGCTGCGGCGCAAGGCGTGCTGGAGGGGGCGGGCGGTGAGGTGCTGGATGTCAGCGGCGCGCCGTTGCGCTACGAGGCGCGCGAGAGCTACCTGAATCCGTCATTCCTGGCGTTGCCAAAGGGCGTCGACTGGCGTGAGTCGCTGATCGAGCTGGCCAACCGCCCCTGA